A genomic segment from Pseudokineococcus lusitanus encodes:
- a CDS encoding DsbA family protein gives MSGDPRKPSKAERDDRRREDARTKARAMREQQERAARRRRLGLVTGGVIAAAAVVTLVVVTVTSGGDDDAPVAVPASATSDGGFVTGDPAAPVQVGVYLDYQCPFCAEFEAANAGYLQQARESGDVAVTIYPLDILSRLGDYSTRAGSAAACVAEEAPDALVAFNDTLFAEQPAEGEGGLPDDRLVEIADEVGAGAASGCITDGTYREWVTQATAARDERVTGTPTVLVDGTVLEPEQLGQFQQVVDDAVAAAGA, from the coding sequence ATGAGCGGCGACCCCCGCAAGCCGTCCAAGGCCGAGCGCGACGACCGGCGCCGCGAGGACGCGCGGACGAAGGCGCGCGCGATGCGCGAGCAGCAGGAGCGCGCGGCCCGGCGGCGCCGGCTCGGGCTCGTCACGGGCGGGGTCATCGCCGCGGCGGCCGTCGTGACCCTCGTCGTCGTCACCGTGACCTCCGGTGGTGACGACGACGCGCCCGTCGCCGTGCCCGCCTCGGCCACCTCCGACGGCGGCTTCGTCACCGGCGACCCGGCGGCCCCCGTGCAGGTGGGCGTCTACCTCGACTACCAGTGCCCCTTCTGCGCGGAGTTCGAGGCCGCCAACGCCGGGTACCTCCAGCAGGCGCGGGAGTCCGGCGACGTCGCGGTCACCATCTACCCGCTCGACATCCTGTCCCGCCTCGGCGACTACTCGACGCGGGCCGGCTCGGCGGCGGCGTGCGTCGCCGAGGAGGCGCCCGACGCGCTCGTGGCCTTCAACGACACGCTCTTCGCGGAGCAGCCGGCCGAGGGCGAGGGCGGCCTGCCCGACGACCGCCTCGTCGAGATCGCCGACGAGGTGGGCGCGGGCGCGGCGTCGGGGTGCATCACCGACGGCACCTACCGCGAGTGGGTCACGCAGGCGACGGCGGCCCGGGACGAGCGGGTCACCGGCACCCCGACGGTCCTCGTCGACGGCACCGTGCTCGAGCCGGAGCAGCTCGGCCAGTTCCAGCAGGTCGTCGACGACGCCGTGGCGGCCGCCGGCGCCTGA